A window of Flavobacterium flavigenum contains these coding sequences:
- a CDS encoding glycoside hydrolase family 31 protein codes for MITNTALEYKGNLFPSKVVSYEHEGDSISFNTDNNVILKVTILRDSLIRFRFTTKGYFSNDFSYAIDKSQLHGYNFLNVTEEENHFEIRTSKVKCKIKKADLRLSIYDLNDFLILEDELGFHWEESYEYGGNIVKMSKSSKDGECFYGLGDKATQMNLKGKRVENFATDQYAYHKDQEPLYKVVPFYIGLHNKQSYGIFFDNTFRTFFDFCQERRNVTSFWSEGGEMNYYFVYGPQMQDVVTTYTDLTGKPELPPLWVLGYHQCKWSYYPESKVKEITSKFRELKIPCDAIYLDIDYMDGFRCFTWNKDYFPDPKKMVAELAEDGFKTIVIIDPGIKIDKNYWVYQEGLEKDYFCKRADGPYMKGKVWPGECNFPDYTNPVVREWWAGLFKELISDIGVKGVWNDMNEPAVMEVPNKTFPMDVRHVYDGNPCSHRKAHNIYGTQMARATYHGVKRFVYPKRPFVITRSAYSGAQRYTSSWTGDNVATWEHLWIANIQVQRMSISGMGFTGSDIGGFAEQPTGELYARWIQLGVFHPFCRTHSSGDHGNQEPWAFDEEVINITRKFVSLRYQLLPYLYTMFWQYIEEGIPMLKPLVYYDQDDTQTHYRNDEFIFGNHILVCPILEPNAVGRRMYIPRGEWYNYWTNEFATGGREVWVDSKFDEIPVFVKAGSIIPKYPVQQYVGELEFDELTLDLYYKNGKEKSVVYEDAQDGYDYKKGRYSFLSFRTIGKEKELIVQLHKEGKYDTPYSKYKINLIGLPFKVTEIEIDNEKVEFDPLTLEANHFLIVDKEFSELHISGE; via the coding sequence ATGATTACAAATACCGCACTAGAATACAAGGGTAATTTATTTCCGTCAAAAGTAGTTTCGTATGAACATGAAGGCGATTCCATTTCTTTTAATACAGATAATAACGTAATCTTAAAAGTCACTATTCTCAGGGACAGTTTAATTCGTTTTCGTTTTACTACAAAAGGCTATTTTAGTAATGATTTTTCGTATGCTATTGATAAAAGCCAGCTGCACGGTTATAATTTTCTGAATGTTACCGAAGAAGAGAATCATTTTGAAATCAGGACCAGCAAAGTAAAATGCAAAATTAAAAAGGCAGATCTTCGTTTGTCGATTTATGATTTAAACGACTTTTTGATTCTCGAAGACGAACTTGGTTTTCATTGGGAAGAAAGCTATGAATATGGCGGAAATATTGTAAAAATGAGTAAATCATCAAAAGATGGTGAATGTTTTTACGGCCTTGGCGATAAAGCTACTCAAATGAATTTAAAAGGAAAAAGAGTAGAAAATTTTGCTACCGACCAATACGCCTATCATAAAGATCAGGAGCCTTTGTATAAGGTAGTTCCTTTTTACATAGGTCTTCACAATAAACAATCTTACGGGATTTTCTTTGATAATACATTCCGTACTTTTTTTGACTTTTGTCAGGAAAGAAGAAACGTGACCAGTTTTTGGAGTGAAGGAGGGGAGATGAACTATTATTTTGTTTACGGACCTCAAATGCAGGATGTAGTTACCACTTATACCGATTTGACCGGAAAACCGGAATTGCCGCCGCTTTGGGTTTTAGGATACCACCAATGTAAATGGAGTTATTATCCGGAAAGCAAAGTAAAAGAAATCACTTCAAAATTCAGGGAACTTAAAATCCCTTGTGATGCCATTTATCTGGACATTGATTATATGGACGGTTTTCGATGTTTTACATGGAATAAGGATTATTTCCCCGATCCAAAGAAAATGGTTGCTGAATTGGCCGAAGATGGCTTTAAAACGATAGTAATCATTGACCCGGGAATCAAAATAGATAAAAATTACTGGGTTTATCAGGAAGGTCTTGAAAAAGACTACTTCTGTAAAAGAGCCGACGGGCCTTACATGAAAGGAAAAGTATGGCCGGGTGAATGTAATTTTCCGGATTATACCAATCCTGTAGTAAGGGAATGGTGGGCAGGATTATTCAAAGAATTAATTTCAGACATTGGGGTAAAAGGAGTGTGGAATGATATGAACGAACCTGCCGTTATGGAAGTTCCGAATAAAACTTTCCCCATGGATGTTCGTCACGTTTATGACGGAAACCCTTGCAGTCACAGAAAAGCACATAATATTTACGGTACTCAAATGGCGAGAGCTACTTATCATGGTGTGAAACGATTTGTATATCCAAAGCGTCCATTCGTCATTACAAGATCAGCTTATTCGGGTGCTCAGCGTTACACGTCTTCATGGACTGGTGATAACGTAGCAACCTGGGAACATTTATGGATTGCGAATATTCAGGTACAGCGTATGAGTATTTCCGGAATGGGTTTTACTGGTTCTGATATTGGCGGATTTGCAGAACAGCCAACAGGCGAATTATATGCGCGCTGGATTCAGTTAGGTGTTTTTCATCCGTTTTGTAGAACACATTCTTCAGGAGATCACGGAAATCAGGAACCATGGGCTTTTGATGAAGAGGTGATAAATATTACCCGAAAATTTGTGAGTCTTCGTTACCAGTTATTACCTTATTTATACACGATGTTCTGGCAGTATATCGAAGAAGGGATTCCTATGCTAAAACCTTTGGTATACTACGATCAGGATGATACGCAGACCCATTACCGCAATGACGAATTTATCTTCGGAAATCATATTTTAGTCTGCCCGATTTTAGAGCCTAATGCAGTAGGAAGACGTATGTATATTCCAAGAGGGGAATGGTACAACTATTGGACAAATGAATTTGCAACAGGAGGCCGTGAAGTTTGGGTTGACTCTAAGTTTGATGAAATTCCGGTTTTCGTAAAGGCTGGGTCTATTATTCCGAAATATCCGGTTCAGCAATATGTTGGGGAATTAGAATTTGATGAATTAACTCTTGATTTATATTATAAAAACGGTAAAGAGAAATCAGTAGTTTACGAGGACGCACAAGACGGATATGATTATAAAAAAGGACGTTACAGCTTTTTATCTTTCAGAACTATTGGAAAAGAAAAAGAACTTATTGTTCAATTGCATAAGGAAGGTAAATATGATACACCATACAGTAAATACAAAATTAATTTAATTGGACTGCCGTTTAAGGTTACTGAAATAGAAATTGACAATGAAAAAGTTGAATTTGATCCACTTACTTTAGAAGCAAATCATTTTTTAATTGTAGATAAAGAGTTTAGTGAACTTCATATTAGTGGGGAATAA
- the glgB gene encoding 1,4-alpha-glucan branching protein GlgB, with protein MSNVITHSLFTDFDIDLFKAGKHFKLYEKLGAHLIEVGGVKGVYFAVWAPTAQSVSVVGDFNYWTQGEHMLQVRWDSSGIWEGFIPNLDKGAIYKYKIQSNINGVVTEKADPFSLYCEKPPHTASVVWDLDYNWKDEKWMQSRQEHNALDKPYSVYEVHLGSWKRGNDNKFLTYLELADDLVVYVKETGFTHVEFMPVMEYPYDPSWGYQLVGYFAPTSRFGKPQDFMVLVDKLHEAGIGVILDWVPSHFPDDAHGLGFFDGSHLYEHPDRRKGYHPDWKSLVFNYGRNEVRAFLISNAVFWLQNYHVDGLRVDAVASMLYLDYSRKDGEWEPNIYGGNENLETISFLKEFNEVIYANFEGVQTIAEESTSFPMVSRPTFTGGLGFGMKWMMGWMHDTLKYFQKETVYRKYHQNDLTFSMTYAFTENFMLPFSHDEVVYGKQSIVYKMPGDEWQKFANLRLLYGYMFTHPGTKLLFMGSEFGQTAEWNFENSLDWHLLQYDYHSGIKKIITDLNQFYKSQPALYEKQFSGEGFEWINYSDHQNAVISYIRKGNNPQENLIIVCNLTQVVRENYRIGIPQKGKLKEIFNTDSPVYSGSGVSNPRTLKIESYPYDGRDFSVELTLPPLSVTVYSFV; from the coding sequence ATGTCCAACGTTATTACGCATTCCCTATTTACTGATTTTGATATCGACTTATTCAAAGCCGGAAAACACTTTAAGTTATATGAAAAACTCGGTGCACACTTAATCGAAGTAGGTGGCGTAAAAGGAGTATATTTTGCTGTTTGGGCGCCAACTGCTCAATCTGTTTCAGTTGTAGGTGATTTTAATTACTGGACTCAGGGTGAACACATGCTTCAGGTGCGTTGGGATTCTTCCGGTATTTGGGAAGGCTTTATTCCCAATTTAGATAAAGGAGCTATTTATAAGTATAAAATCCAGTCTAATATTAACGGAGTTGTAACTGAAAAAGCAGATCCTTTCTCTTTATACTGCGAAAAACCGCCTCATACAGCTTCTGTAGTCTGGGATCTGGATTATAACTGGAAAGACGAAAAGTGGATGCAGTCACGTCAGGAACATAATGCTTTAGATAAACCTTATTCGGTTTACGAAGTACATTTAGGATCCTGGAAACGGGGTAATGACAACAAGTTCTTAACCTATCTGGAACTCGCTGACGATTTGGTTGTTTATGTTAAAGAAACAGGTTTTACGCACGTAGAATTTATGCCCGTTATGGAGTATCCATATGATCCTTCATGGGGTTATCAGCTAGTTGGTTATTTTGCCCCAACTTCCCGTTTCGGCAAGCCTCAGGATTTTATGGTTTTGGTTGATAAACTGCATGAGGCGGGTATTGGAGTGATTCTCGACTGGGTTCCGTCACATTTTCCTGATGATGCTCACGGTTTAGGTTTTTTTGATGGCTCCCATTTATATGAACATCCGGATCGCAGAAAGGGGTATCATCCCGACTGGAAGAGCCTTGTTTTTAATTACGGACGTAATGAAGTCAGGGCTTTTCTGATCAGTAATGCTGTTTTTTGGCTTCAAAATTATCATGTTGATGGTTTGCGTGTTGATGCTGTAGCTTCGATGCTGTATTTGGATTATTCCAGAAAAGATGGTGAATGGGAACCGAATATTTACGGAGGAAATGAAAATTTAGAAACCATCAGTTTTCTGAAGGAATTTAATGAAGTGATTTATGCTAATTTTGAAGGAGTTCAAACGATTGCAGAAGAAAGCACTTCTTTTCCGATGGTTTCAAGGCCAACATTTACCGGAGGTTTAGGTTTTGGAATGAAATGGATGATGGGATGGATGCACGATACTTTAAAATATTTTCAAAAAGAAACGGTTTACAGGAAATACCATCAAAACGATCTGACTTTTTCGATGACCTATGCTTTTACCGAAAATTTCATGCTGCCTTTTTCACATGACGAAGTGGTTTACGGAAAGCAATCTATTGTATATAAAATGCCAGGCGATGAATGGCAGAAATTTGCCAATTTAAGACTGCTATACGGCTATATGTTTACGCATCCCGGAACCAAATTATTGTTTATGGGATCTGAATTTGGACAAACTGCCGAATGGAATTTTGAGAATAGTCTGGACTGGCATTTATTACAATATGACTATCATTCAGGAATAAAAAAGATTATTACCGATTTGAATCAGTTTTACAAATCACAGCCTGCTTTATATGAAAAACAATTTAGCGGGGAAGGTTTTGAATGGATCAACTATTCAGATCATCAAAATGCTGTTATATCGTATATCCGAAAAGGAAATAATCCTCAGGAAAATTTGATTATTGTTTGTAATCTTACTCAGGTTGTTCGTGAGAATTATAGAATTGGAATTCCTCAGAAAGGAAAATTAAAAGAAATTTTCAATACTGATTCTCCTGTTTATAGCGGAAGTGGAGTAAGTAATCCGAGAACTTTGAAAATAGAATCTTATCCTTATGATGGAAGAGATTTTTCAGTGGAATTAACTTTGCCTCCATTAAGTGTTACGGTTTATTCTTTTGTATAA
- a CDS encoding glucose-1-phosphate adenylyltransferase, giving the protein MKVNKKGVVAIILGGGQGSRLYPLTETRSKPAVPIGGKYRLVDIPISNCINSDIFKIFVLTQFNSASLNAHIKNTFNFSIFSESFVDILAAEQTPDNPTWFQGTADAVRQCMSHFVKHDFEYALILSGDQLYQMDFNEMLDAHIASGAPISIATLPVNAKDAPDFGILKANNESCIEAFIEKPHASLLPEWESEVSEQMQEKGKKYLASMGIYIFNRQLLEELMADPDTKDFGKEIIPQAVGKHKILSYQYEGYWTDIGNIDSFFEANIGLTDDIPEFNLFDNYSKIFTRPRLLPPSKYRNSNINQSLISEGCIINANEISKSVIGIRSRIGDGTVIQHSYVMGNDFYQDIDEMNQDSLNNKIQIGIGENCFIKNALVDKNVRIGNNVHINGGTHLENFTNELYTIKDGIVVIKKGAILPDNFRID; this is encoded by the coding sequence ATGAAAGTTAACAAAAAAGGAGTAGTTGCAATTATTTTAGGGGGTGGTCAGGGATCGCGTTTGTATCCGTTAACAGAAACGAGGTCTAAACCTGCCGTTCCTATTGGTGGAAAATACAGATTAGTTGATATTCCAATATCAAATTGTATCAATTCTGATATTTTTAAAATATTTGTATTGACACAGTTCAACTCGGCTTCTCTGAATGCGCATATTAAAAACACATTTAATTTCAGTATTTTTAGTGAATCTTTTGTAGATATTTTGGCTGCTGAACAAACCCCTGATAATCCAACCTGGTTTCAGGGTACTGCTGATGCTGTTCGTCAGTGTATGTCACATTTCGTAAAACATGATTTTGAATATGCTCTGATTTTATCCGGTGATCAGTTATATCAGATGGATTTCAACGAGATGCTGGATGCCCATATCGCATCTGGTGCTCCTATTTCTATCGCTACTTTGCCGGTTAATGCAAAAGATGCACCGGATTTTGGAATTCTTAAAGCAAACAATGAAAGTTGTATTGAAGCTTTTATCGAAAAGCCACACGCTTCGCTTTTGCCGGAATGGGAATCTGAAGTGAGCGAACAAATGCAGGAAAAAGGTAAAAAGTACCTGGCTTCTATGGGAATATATATTTTTAACCGTCAGTTATTGGAGGAATTGATGGCGGATCCGGATACCAAGGATTTTGGAAAAGAAATCATTCCGCAGGCAGTAGGCAAGCATAAGATACTTAGCTACCAATATGAAGGCTACTGGACAGATATAGGAAACATTGATTCTTTTTTCGAAGCAAATATTGGTCTTACAGACGATATTCCTGAGTTTAACCTGTTTGACAACTACAGCAAAATTTTTACACGTCCGAGATTACTTCCTCCTTCAAAATACAGAAACTCGAATATAAATCAGTCTTTAATTTCTGAGGGGTGCATTATCAATGCAAACGAAATATCAAAATCTGTAATTGGAATTCGTTCCAGAATTGGAGACGGAACAGTAATCCAGCACTCATATGTTATGGGTAACGATTTTTATCAGGATATTGATGAGATGAATCAGGATTCCCTGAACAATAAAATCCAAATCGGAATAGGAGAGAACTGTTTTATTAAAAATGCTTTAGTTGATAAAAATGTACGTATTGGTAACAATGTCCACATCAACGGAGGTACTCATCTGGAAAATTTTACAAATGAATTGTATACAATTAAAGATGGAATTGTTGTTATTAAAAAAGGAGCCATTCTTCCGGATAATTTCAGGATAGATTAA